A genomic window from Silene latifolia isolate original U9 population chromosome Y, ASM4854445v1, whole genome shotgun sequence includes:
- the LOC141632793 gene encoding uncharacterized protein LOC141632793, whose product MPNIASHSEPTVDSLPKGFLLPTTDAGTFGIHPSYLQLDERILFKGVPGEDPYLANYVASGELPPDLSYQQRKRFLYNAKQTICSVGDSGETEAGWTVVSGNRSQPPKESTPESNPKKLLQLTESDVSSEIKFWESAVVCYVLGGNPSWETLHKFVDNLWGEHKFDKISFFPNGVFIVRFPSNEIQALVLQQGFPMFENKPLVVRPWTESCSLQKERVPSVPIWIKLCGLPLKFWSLSSLEKLAGLLGKFLKRDAATEAKTILGYARLLVEVDIGQDFPEELRFLDEKGNEISIQVEYEWKPTVCSTCNGIGHTHEMCKPPKATRQDRPPKPTAKFPQKVWRPVQKVINPPVASNGPAVSPPPFGGVTHHDSSLITPVSVLQQVARQEHQSGSAMVSPSKSYAAAISARDRGKAKLDVRRFLNNNNVGLYGLVETKVKLQDFAKVLNNLGTHWQGVNNNVFHHGGRVWLIWNPSYFSVTIFVVYGFNEDDLRGELWEHLSTFHDTYSGPWAVCGDFNNVLHFNERIGRDVTWNEIAAFRECVDYCGLQDLTGKGAFFTWNNKQSPSVRGFSRIDRFLINDDWMAKYPDAYVHFLPEGLFDHNPSVCFRRQDRVHRKPPFKYYNMWSMDDHFAEVVQNTWNTNIAGTMMYSLVQKLKLLKTPLKALNNNRYSDIEKSVGVAKMLLEDLQKQMHDNPTDMAILAAEREAAASYDQLNKMQHSYLAQKAKVEWIKFGDENTRFFHSHLRARHIHNRVLSIKNQEGVLCSTPEDIEEAFLSYYKSLLGTSQSTTPVHVPTVRTGSTVQASHSAILLAPVTSEEIKDCIFSIPSTKAPGPDGYSSQFFKDAWEIVGPDVIAAIQNFFHHGQLLKQVNTTTLTLIPKIPHPGSVLDFRPIACQNIIYKAIAKILCNRLNKVLPDIISPNQGGFVKGRSIVDNVLICQDLVRLYNRKAASPRCLIKIDLRKAYDSVEWSFLQQMLEALCFPCHFIQLVMTCVTSTTYSLAVNGGLFGFFHGKRGLRQGDPMSPLLFTLYDLLLFCKGTEPAIMWMLRGFATFSAATGLSLNKDKSEIFFNGMVAAHMDNILQVSGFHRGKLPFKYLGVPISSKKLTKIKDQCHMSKLSLGGKAEYAKAPNVGWDTCCRPKTEGGLGFKDSCSWNVALLGWAIMHHRLLTKDRLLRRGLNVDPLCEICRVCVEDHQHLFMNCPYFLYCFNLLLASMRLSVQPANVVHWFSNARNVTKLQKRVFGVAYVALLYQIWMCRNEARVSFFLKRPETVVQQVIKDIKLRFQRLNMNKLSQRDSSWILIL is encoded by the exons AACCATCTGTTCCGTCGGAGACTCCGGTGAAACCGAGGCAGGCTGGACTGTTGTGTCAGGTAACCGGTCTCAACCTCCTAAGGAATCTACTCCTGAGTCTAATCCTAAAAAGCTGTTACAATTGACTGAATCTGATGTTTCTTCTGAGATTAAATTTTGGGAGTCTGCTGTGGTTTGCTATGTGTTAGGGGGAAACCCCTCCTGGGAAACTCTTCACAAGTTTGTTGATAATCTCTGGGGGGAGCATAAGTTTGATAAAATATCCTTtttccctaatggtgtcttcattGTGCGGTTCCCCTCCAATGAGATTCAGGCTCTGGTTCTGCAACAAGGGTTTCCGATGTTTGAGAATAAACCGTTGGTTGTGAGACCTTGGACTGAATCTTGTAGTCTACAGAAAGAACGAGTTCCTTCGGTGCCTATCTGGATAAAGCTCTGTGGGTTGCCTCTCAAGTTTTGGAGTTTGTCGAGTCTGGAGAAGCTTGCTGGGCTACTTGGGAAGTTCCTTAAACGGGATGCTGCTACTGAGGCTAAGACTATATTAGGTTATGCTAGATTGCTTGTTGAAGTGGATATTGGCCAGGATTTTCCTGAAGAACTGAGGTTTTTGGATGAGAAAGGTAATGAGATCAGCATACAAGTAGAATATGAATGGAAACCGACTGTATGCTCTACTTGTAATGGGATTGGACATACACATGAAATGTGCAAGCCTCCTAAAGCTACTAGGCAGGACAGGCCCCCTAAACCTACTGCTAAGTTTCCTCAGAAAGTTTGGAGGCCTGTGCAGAAGGTGATCAATCCTCCAGTGGCTTCTAATGGTCCTGCAGTTTCTCCTCCACCATTTGGGGGTGTCACCCATCATGATTCTTCTCTTATCACTCCTGTTAGTGTCTTGCAGCAGGTTGCTAGACAGGAGCATCAGAGTGGGTCTGCTATGGTGTCACCCAGTAAATCTTATGCTGCTGCTATTTCTGCAAGGGATAGAGGGAAGGCAAAA TTAGATGTAAGGAGgtttcttaataataataatgttggtCTTTATGGTTTAGTTGAAACCAAAGTGAAGTTGCAGGACTTTGCTAAGGTGCTGAATAATCTTGGTACACATTGGCAGGGTGTGAATAATAATGTGTTTCACCATGGGGGGAGAGTTTGGCTTATTTGGAATCCTTCTTATTTCAGTGTTACTATCTT tgttgtgtatggtTTCAATGAGGATGATTTGAGGGGTGAGCTCTGGGAGCATTTATCTACCTTTCATGATACCTATTCTGGTCCTTGGGCTGTTTGTGGTGACTTCAACAATGTGCTACATTTCAATGAGAGAATTGGCAGAGATGTGACATGGAATGAAATTGCTGCTTTTAGGGAGTGTGTTGATTATTGTGGGTTGCAGGATCTCACTGGTAAAGGGGCCTTCTTTACCTGGAATAACAAGCAGAGTCCTTCTGTTAGGGGTTTCTCCAGGATTGATAGGTTCCTTATTAATGATGATTGGATGGCTAAGTATCCTGATGCTTATGTTCATTTCTTACCTGAAGGATtatttgatcacaatccttcagtGTGTTTCAGAAGACAGGATAGAGTGCACAGAAAACCTCCTTTTAAGTATTACAACATGTGGAGTATGGATGATCATTTTGCTGAGGTTGTTCAGAATACTTGGAATACTAACATTGCTGGGACTATGATGTATAGTTTGGTTCAGAAGCTTAAATTGTTGAAGACTCCTTTGAAAGCTCTTAATAACAATAGGTATTCTGATATTGAGAAGTCTGTGGGTGTGGCTAAGATGTTACTTGAGGATTTGCAAAAACAGATGCATGATAATCCTACTGATATGGCTATTTTGGCGGCTGAAAGGGAAGCAGCTGCTTCTTATGATCAATTAAACAAAATGCAGCACAGTTATTTAGCTCAAAAAGCTAAAGTTGAGTGGATAAAGTTTGGGGATGAAAACACCAGATTCTTTCACTCACATTTAAGAGCTAGGCATATTCATAATAGGGTTTTGTCCATTAAGAATCAGGAGGGGGTTTTGTGTTCTACCCCTGAGGATATTGAGGAAGCTTTTTTATCTTATTACAAATCTCTTCTTGGCACCAGCCAGTCTACCACTCCTGTTCATGTTCCTACTGTTAGGACTGGCTCTACTGTTCAAGCTTCACATTCTGCTATTTTGCTTGCTCCTGTCACTTCTGAGGAGATTAAGGATTGTATTTTTTCAATTCCTTCCACTAAGGCACCAGGACCTGATGGATATTCGAGTCAATTTTTTAAAGATGCCTGGGAAATTGTAGGGCCTGATGTCATTGCTGCTATTCAAAACTTTTTCCATCATGGTCAGTTACTTAAGCAAGTGAATACTACTACTCTCACTTTGATTCCAAAAATTCCTCACCCTGGAAGTGTGCTTGATTTTAGGCCAATAGCTTGTCAGAATATCATTTACAAAGCTATTGCCAAGATCCTTTGCAACAGATTGAACAAGGTTCTGCCTGACATTATTAGTCCTAATCAGGGGGGTTTTGTGAAAGGGAGGAGCATTGTGGATAATGTCCTTATCTGCCAAGATCTGGTTAGGTTATATAATAGGAAAGCAGCTTCTCCTCGTTGTTTAATCAAGATTGATCTTAGGAAGGCCTATGACTCCGTGGAATGGTCCTTCTTACAACAAATGCTTGAGGCTTTGTGCTTTCCTTGTCATTTCATTCAGCTGGTTATGACTTGTGTTACCTCTACTACCTATTCTCTTGCTGTTAATGGAGGATTATTTGGTTTCTTTCATGGGAAGAGGGGACTGAGGCAGGGTGATCCCATGTCTCCTCTTCTGTTCACTCTCT ACGACCTCTTATTATTCTGCAAAGGTACTGAGCCTGCAATCATGTGGATGCTCAGGGGGTTTGCTACTTTTTCTGCTGCTACTGGATTGAGTTTGAACAAGGATAAGTCTGAGATCTTTTTCAATGGTATGGTAGCTGCTCATATGGATAATATACTTCAGGTCTCTGGATTTCATAGAGGAAAATTACCTTTCAAGTACTTGGGTGTTCCTATCTCATCCAAGAAATTGACTAAAATCAAG GATCAATGCCATATGTCGAAATTATCTTTGGGGGGCAAGGCTGAATATGCCAAGGCTCCTAATGTAGGGTGGGATACTTGTTGTAGGCCAAAGACTGAAGGTGGCCTTGGGTTCAAGGATAGTTGTAGCTGGAATGTTGCGTTGTTGG GTTGGGCTATTATGCATCATCGCCTTCTTACCAAGGACAGATTGCTTAGAAGGGGTCTGAATGTGGATCCTTTGTGTGAAATTTGTCGTGTCTGTGTTGAGGATCATCAGCATCTTTTTATGAACTGCCCTTATTTTCTCTATTGTTTTAACTTACTCTTGGCTTCAATGAGGTTATCTGTTCAGCCTGCAAATGTGGTTCACTGGTTTTCTAATGCCAGAAATGTTACTAAGCTGCAGAAGAGAGTGTTTGGTGTGGCCTATGTTGCTCTACTATACCAGATATGGATGTGCAGAAATGAGGCTCGGGTGTCTTTCTTTCTTAAGAGGCCTGAAACTGTTGTCCAGCAAGTGATTAAGGATATTAAACTGAGGTTCCAGCGGCTCAATATGAACAAACTTAGTCAGAGAGATAGCAGTTGGATTCTGATCTTATAG